In the genome of Natronolimnobius sp. AArcel1, the window CCGGCAAGACGGTCCGCCTATCGGTTGGCTTGCCAAGTAATTACTTGAGTCGATCGAGATCTCGATAGAAGGCTTTTCCACTCATGAGTTGTCGTGCTGTGCGTCCAATAGAAACGTGACGTATCTGTTCTGTCACAGAATCGGCATCAACACCGATTGTCATAGTGCCCTTGGGATGGCCTATACGAACAGCATCACCAGTTCCTCTTGCCGCCTCTGCAGGGATCGTCCCGTGGATTCGCGTTGCAGCCGCTAGGCACATCGCCCCAGTTGTAGCGTAGGCATGGTGTGGTTGTTGGGTTGAAACCATCCGGGCAGTAACGTCGATCTCGTCACGTGCAACCGATGAACCAACAGTGGTCTCGTATGCCTGTGGCTTGGTGATGAGTGCCACGAACGGCATTGTTGGCCGTTGATCAATTGCGTCTGCCGCGTTATCAACCAGTCCAAGTTCAACACAGGCGGCCCCGCGAATCTGCTCGAGTTCCGTTAGCAACCCCTCAGTAGCATTGAGTTCTGCGGGCAACTCTGTTCCAGTGCAATTCAGTGCATCAGCACGGAGGAAGACAGTCACGTTTGTCGCATCGACGATTGAGACTTTGTAGGAATTCTCACCGACCTCAAGTTCATCAATAGTGTTCCCGGTTGGGAGCGTGTCTCCAAGCATTCCACCACCAGGCTCAAGATACCGTGACTGAATGCGTGCACCGGCCCCGGGTACACCATCAATTCGGTAGCTTCCATATGGTGTCGGTTCCCCGTTCTCGATCGGGATATCTTGTTCGATGATTGAATTGGTGTTCTTGCTGTAGATCCGTACTGTTGTTTTCGGTTCGTCTGGTTGAATAATACTCTCGAGCAATCCGAAGACACCGACAGCACTCAACAGATTTCCGCAGTTCCCGCTCCAGTCTACTGTAGGGTTTTCAATTCCGACTTGGGCATATTCGTAGGAGAGATCCACGTCAGGGCGATTTGAATCGTCAATAAGCATTAGTTTACTCGTATGCGTGTGCGAGCCACCAAGGCCGTCGACCTGTAATGAATCAGGTGTTCCGAATAACTCAAGGATTATCTCGTCTCGACGATCTGGATCATCTGGAAACGCATCTCGTCGACTAAAGAATCCCTTGCTGGTTCCACCGCGGATTAGCCGTCCCTCAAGACCGTACTGGAGAGTCGAATCGTCACATACCATATCTTGAGTTCGGCGACGAGCATGTAAAGACTGGTGTCCAACTTGTGAGCTTTCACCCCATCTGATTGAAGTTAATCGGAAGAAACCACGGAGCTTCACCTCGAGCACTCGTATTGGCTATTGTAGATTCCCGGAACTAGTTGCCAGGAATCCCTACACTCATTGTGCCGTGGGATCAAACACCACCAATAATGCGGATACGACAGCGTGTCGCACAATCGATGAGGGGAACCAATGCGTGAATTGATTAACGACTACAGAGATATTGAGCGGCCTCGAAATGTCGGCCTTGTCAGCTTCTCTCATGGGATCAATGAATTTTATGGGCTTGTTATTCCACCGATCATTCCATTATTGGTGACTGATCTTGAGATTACGTATGCAGCGGCTGGGTTGCTGTTGACTGTCTTCTATGCTATGTATTCAATCTTTCAACTCCCTGCGGGGATGATCGCAGACCGAATCGGGAAGAAGCGACTTCTCGTATGGGGGCTGGTCGGAATGGCAATTGGCCTTTTCGTTGCTAGCACGGCCCAG includes:
- a CDS encoding PrpF domain-containing protein, with amino-acid sequence MVCDDSTLQYGLEGRLIRGGTSKGFFSRRDAFPDDPDRRDEIILELFGTPDSLQVDGLGGSHTHTSKLMLIDDSNRPDVDLSYEYAQVGIENPTVDWSGNCGNLLSAVGVFGLLESIIQPDEPKTTVRIYSKNTNSIIEQDIPIENGEPTPYGSYRIDGVPGAGARIQSRYLEPGGGMLGDTLPTGNTIDELEVGENSYKVSIVDATNVTVFLRADALNCTGTELPAELNATEGLLTELEQIRGAACVELGLVDNAADAIDQRPTMPFVALITKPQAYETTVGSSVARDEIDVTARMVSTQQPHHAYATTGAMCLAAATRIHGTIPAEAARGTGDAVRIGHPKGTMTIGVDADSVTEQIRHVSIGRTARQLMSGKAFYRDLDRLK